One Mucilaginibacter ginkgonis genomic region harbors:
- a CDS encoding DUF4159 domain-containing protein, with protein sequence MRKFAIISTIACLSLLSFTNKPSYKLARLKYNGGGDWYGDRTALTNLIKFCNINLRTNFAAEEETVDAGSAELFNYPFIFMTGHGNVIFSDLEVRNLRKYLTGGGFLHICDNYGLDQFIRPQMKKVFPELDFVELPLNHPIYHQQYDFPNGLPKVHEHDNKRAQGFGLIYKGRIVCFYDYQCDLGNGWEDYGTYPGDTQETRTKALKMGANLVQYALTK encoded by the coding sequence ATGAGGAAGTTTGCTATTATATCGACAATAGCGTGTTTATCATTGCTAAGCTTCACGAATAAGCCGTCGTACAAACTGGCACGCCTGAAATATAATGGTGGTGGCGACTGGTACGGTGACCGCACCGCTTTAACCAACCTCATTAAGTTCTGTAACATAAACCTGCGTACAAATTTTGCTGCTGAGGAAGAAACAGTCGATGCCGGCAGTGCCGAACTGTTTAACTACCCGTTTATATTTATGACGGGGCATGGCAATGTGATCTTCTCTGACCTGGAGGTGCGCAATCTGCGCAAGTATTTAACGGGTGGTGGCTTTCTGCACATCTGCGATAACTACGGCCTGGATCAGTTCATCCGCCCGCAGATGAAAAAGGTATTTCCCGAACTGGATTTTGTGGAACTTCCACTAAATCACCCTATCTATCATCAGCAATATGATTTTCCAAACGGTTTGCCTAAAGTGCATGAACATGACAACAAACGGGCGCAGGGATTTGGGTTGATATACAAAGGCAGAATAGTTTGCTTTTATGATTATCAGTGCGATTTAGGCAATGGTTGGGAAGATTATGGCACCTATCCCGGTGATACGCAGGAGACACGTACGAAGGCTCTCAAAATGGGTGCTAATTTAGTTCAATATGCTTTAACAAAATAG
- a CDS encoding inorganic diphosphatase encodes MSTQHPWHQVSPGEELPEVVNAIIEIPKGSKAKYEIDKESGLLKLDRVLFSSVMYPANYGYIPQTYCDDHDPLDILVLCSIDVYPMSMIEAKVIGVMHMVDNGEQDDKIIAVAKNDMSVNYINDLNELPPHTMKEIVRFFQDYKSLEGKSVTIEHLLGRRYAHKVIQESLELYTKTYPDHR; translated from the coding sequence ATGAGTACACAACACCCCTGGCATCAGGTTTCACCGGGCGAAGAATTACCCGAAGTAGTAAATGCAATCATCGAGATCCCGAAAGGATCTAAAGCGAAATATGAGATAGACAAAGAGTCGGGCCTACTAAAGTTAGACCGTGTTCTTTTTTCATCAGTAATGTATCCGGCCAATTACGGCTATATCCCTCAAACTTATTGCGATGACCATGACCCTTTAGACATATTGGTTCTATGCTCTATCGATGTTTATCCTATGTCTATGATAGAGGCTAAGGTTATTGGTGTGATGCACATGGTAGATAATGGCGAGCAGGACGATAAAATTATCGCTGTTGCTAAAAATGATATGTCTGTTAACTATATTAACGACTTGAACGAGTTGCCGCCGCACACTATGAAAGAAATTGTACGCTTTTTCCAGGATTATAAATCTTTAGAAGGCAAGAGCGTGACCATTGAACATCTGCTAGGCAGGCGTTACGCGCATAAAGTAATACAGGAAAGTCTTGAATTGTACACTAAGACTTATCCTGATCACCGATAA
- a CDS encoding thiamine pyrophosphate-dependent enzyme, whose translation MAQTVAEQLVDMLVKAGIKRIYAVTGDSLNEVNDAVRRNGEIQWIHVRHEEAGAYAAAAESELSGLACCAGSSGPGHVHLINGLYDAHRAGTPVIAIASTVMSTEFGTEYFQETNTIKLFEDCSCYNQIATTPAQLPRMLQSAIQNALGKKGVAVLGLPGDLTKMDAAEITSSTINFVTKPVIRPADSELAQLAALINKYDKVTIFCGIGAVEAHDEVVALSQKVHAPVGYSFRGKMGIQYDNPNEVGMTGLLGLPSAFHAMHESELLLLLGTDFPYAQFIPDNIAIAQLDTKPERIGRRAKVELGLCGTTIDTLQALLPLIEQKSDDSFLKTQLEFYGKVKDNMQTYVDDKGGKELIHPEFVAATIDKLAKKDAIFTVDTGMCCVWGARYINATGGRTMLGSFNHGSMANAVPHAIGAALTCPDRQVIALAGDGGVSMLLGDLATIAQYKLPVKIVVFNNRSLGMVKLEMEVAGLPDWQTDMVNPDFALVAQAMGIKGVTVKDPDQVEQALREAFMYPGPVLLDVYTDPNALAMPPKIEFEQVKGMAVAMSKMILNGDMKEALDTVKSNYKHIKDLI comes from the coding sequence ATGGCACAAACAGTTGCAGAGCAGTTGGTAGATATGCTGGTTAAAGCAGGCATCAAACGCATATACGCCGTTACAGGCGACAGCCTAAATGAAGTTAATGATGCGGTTCGCCGTAATGGCGAGATCCAATGGATCCACGTTAGGCATGAAGAGGCAGGCGCTTACGCCGCCGCAGCAGAAAGCGAATTGAGCGGATTAGCCTGCTGCGCCGGCAGCAGCGGCCCCGGCCATGTGCACCTTATTAATGGTTTATATGACGCGCACCGAGCAGGGACACCCGTTATTGCCATCGCTTCAACCGTAATGTCTACCGAGTTTGGCACCGAATATTTCCAGGAAACCAATACCATAAAGCTGTTTGAAGATTGCAGCTGCTACAATCAAATAGCCACAACGCCCGCGCAATTGCCACGCATGCTTCAATCGGCTATTCAAAACGCCTTAGGAAAAAAAGGGGTCGCGGTGCTTGGCTTGCCGGGCGATCTGACTAAGATGGATGCCGCTGAGATCACATCGTCCACCATAAACTTTGTAACAAAACCGGTGATCCGCCCCGCTGATAGCGAACTGGCTCAGCTTGCCGCCCTGATTAATAAATATGATAAGGTGACTATCTTTTGCGGCATTGGGGCCGTTGAAGCGCATGACGAGGTGGTGGCTTTATCTCAAAAGGTTCATGCACCGGTAGGTTATTCATTCCGCGGAAAAATGGGTATCCAGTACGACAATCCAAATGAAGTGGGCATGACCGGCCTTCTTGGCCTACCATCGGCATTTCATGCCATGCACGAGTCGGAGTTGTTGTTACTTTTGGGTACCGACTTCCCATACGCGCAGTTTATTCCGGATAACATTGCTATCGCTCAACTGGATACCAAGCCCGAGCGTATAGGCCGTCGCGCAAAAGTTGAATTAGGTTTGTGCGGAACAACAATTGATACTTTGCAAGCATTACTGCCACTCATCGAACAAAAAAGCGATGATAGCTTTTTAAAAACGCAATTAGAGTTTTACGGCAAGGTAAAGGACAACATGCAAACTTACGTGGATGACAAGGGCGGAAAGGAATTGATCCATCCCGAATTTGTTGCCGCAACTATTGATAAATTGGCTAAAAAGGATGCTATCTTCACGGTCGATACGGGCATGTGCTGCGTATGGGGCGCAAGGTACATCAACGCTACAGGCGGGCGAACCATGTTAGGTTCTTTTAATCACGGCTCGATGGCAAACGCTGTTCCTCATGCTATTGGGGCGGCGTTAACCTGTCCCGACAGGCAGGTAATTGCCCTTGCGGGCGACGGCGGCGTGTCTATGCTCCTTGGCGATTTAGCAACAATAGCGCAATACAAATTGCCGGTTAAGATCGTGGTATTCAATAATCGCTCTTTAGGAATGGTTAAGCTGGAAATGGAAGTTGCAGGTCTTCCCGACTGGCAAACCGACATGGTTAACCCCGACTTTGCATTGGTTGCCCAAGCCATGGGTATTAAAGGCGTTACTGTAAAAGATCCTGATCAGGTTGAACAAGCCCTGCGTGAAGCGTTCATGTACCCCGGGCCAGTTTTATTAGATGTCTACACAGACCCTAACGCGTTGGCCATGCCACCAAAAATAGAATTTGAGCAGGTAAAAGGTATGGCGGTTGCCATGAGTAAAATGATATTAAACGGTGATATGAAGGAGGCACTTGATACCGTCAAGTCTAACTACAAGCACATAAAAGATTTGATCTAA
- a CDS encoding 16S rRNA (uracil(1498)-N(3))-methyltransferase: MQLFYTPDITPSQSHCQLSEEESKHAIRVLRMVAGDALQLIDGKGGFYEAVVQDPHPKRTLLQITAQQQEYQKRNHYLHIAIAPTKNIERTEWFLEKATEIGIDEITLIICQRSERKEANIERLNKIITSAIKQSVKAYHPVLNKALAFNQFVNTKFEGQKFIAHCEEGEKFNLRDVLQPRGKSLILIGPEGDFSPTEIDRALQNGYKAITLGTSRLRTETAALEACFEVNFLNR, from the coding sequence ATGCAGTTGTTCTACACGCCGGATATTACACCCTCTCAATCTCATTGTCAGCTTAGCGAAGAAGAAAGTAAACACGCTATACGTGTATTGCGCATGGTTGCAGGCGACGCGTTGCAATTAATAGATGGCAAAGGTGGTTTTTATGAAGCCGTTGTGCAGGATCCGCACCCAAAACGCACGCTGCTGCAAATTACCGCTCAACAACAAGAATATCAAAAGCGCAACCACTATCTGCACATTGCTATTGCGCCAACGAAAAATATTGAGCGTACGGAATGGTTTCTTGAAAAGGCTACCGAAATTGGTATAGATGAGATAACCCTTATCATCTGCCAGCGGTCGGAACGTAAGGAAGCAAACATCGAACGCCTTAACAAAATTATCACTTCGGCTATTAAGCAATCGGTGAAAGCGTACCACCCGGTGTTAAACAAGGCCTTAGCATTCAATCAATTTGTAAACACAAAATTTGAGGGTCAAAAATTTATCGCACATTGCGAAGAAGGTGAAAAATTTAATTTGCGCGATGTGCTACAACCCCGAGGCAAGTCATTAATATTGATAGGGCCGGAGGGCGACTTTAGCCCGACCGAAATAGATAGAGCATTGCAGAACGGTTACAAAGCCATAACTTTAGGAACAAGCCGCTTGCGGACCGAAACTGCTGCGCTGGAAGCCTGTTTCGAGGTCAATTTTTTAAACCGATGA
- a CDS encoding SUMF1/EgtB/PvdO family nonheme iron enzyme, with the protein MKIQFTKLAIVLLGVVAFMSSCSKKQSSPKTGMRYNDPNNGGFQVFKKTHPAPGPGLVAIEGGTFVLGGSADQDVTYEYNNVRRRVTVGSFYMDETEVSNVDWLEYLHWDAINFPQDRELYYDALPDTLVWRRPLSYNEPFVYNYLRHPAYQDYPVVGVTWDQAQEYCIWRTDRMNENILRNGGQLASWKDAAGKGGNGTQAAPAGGTPFNTDIYLNGQIKGQGIDGKKMMPDLNPRATAGTAGGKPKRTVIMEDGILKQGYRLPSEAEWEYAALGLIGNTDYENITDGKMYPWNGMGVRSPKKKTRGLILANFKRGEGDNMGVGGYLNDKADITAPVRSYVPNDFGLYNMAGNVNEWTGDTYRQTSFEEVEDFNPFRGNEFKDKRLEDPTKGQLAKDKYGRPIYDPAKAGKKQKWSELVAQQNGTATQNNATNLPAGIATNPVGAAGTSPQANKSDLAGKPYNPDFRGYADTVSSVLYGTTTLANDHSKVYKGGSWNDRAYWLNPATRRFMNEDDASAEVGFRCAMSMVGATQIHPNSGPKFKVRKSR; encoded by the coding sequence ATGAAGATTCAATTTACAAAGCTTGCCATAGTGCTGTTAGGAGTGGTGGCCTTTATGAGCAGCTGTAGTAAGAAACAAAGTTCGCCTAAAACCGGCATGCGTTATAACGACCCTAATAACGGCGGTTTCCAGGTTTTCAAGAAAACACACCCGGCTCCCGGTCCGGGTTTGGTTGCGATTGAAGGCGGTACATTTGTTTTAGGTGGCAGTGCCGACCAGGATGTAACTTATGAATACAATAATGTGCGCCGCAGAGTAACTGTAGGTTCTTTTTATATGGATGAAACTGAGGTTTCTAACGTAGATTGGTTAGAATACCTGCACTGGGACGCGATCAATTTCCCTCAGGACCGCGAATTGTATTATGATGCTTTGCCTGATACGTTAGTATGGCGTCGTCCGTTATCTTATAATGAACCTTTTGTGTATAACTATCTTCGTCACCCTGCCTACCAGGATTATCCGGTTGTAGGTGTAACCTGGGACCAGGCACAAGAATATTGTATATGGCGTACAGACCGCATGAATGAAAACATTTTGCGTAATGGCGGCCAGTTAGCAAGCTGGAAAGACGCTGCCGGTAAAGGCGGTAACGGCACACAAGCTGCGCCCGCAGGTGGTACACCTTTTAACACAGACATCTATCTTAACGGCCAGATCAAAGGCCAGGGCATAGATGGCAAAAAAATGATGCCGGACCTTAATCCCCGTGCGACAGCGGGAACGGCAGGTGGTAAACCTAAACGTACAGTTATTATGGAGGATGGTATACTTAAGCAAGGCTATCGTTTACCTTCTGAAGCTGAATGGGAATATGCCGCCTTAGGTTTGATAGGCAACACCGATTACGAAAACATTACTGATGGCAAAATGTACCCTTGGAATGGCATGGGTGTACGCTCGCCAAAGAAAAAGACACGTGGTTTAATCCTTGCTAACTTTAAACGCGGCGAAGGTGACAATATGGGTGTTGGTGGTTACTTGAATGATAAAGCCGATATCACTGCCCCTGTACGTTCTTATGTACCTAACGATTTTGGCTTATATAACATGGCCGGCAATGTTAATGAGTGGACAGGTGATACTTATCGCCAAACGTCATTTGAAGAGGTTGAAGATTTTAACCCTTTCCGTGGTAACGAATTTAAGGATAAACGCTTAGAAGATCCAACCAAAGGTCAGTTAGCAAAAGATAAATACGGTCGTCCTATTTACGACCCGGCGAAGGCGGGTAAAAAGCAGAAATGGAGTGAATTAGTTGCTCAGCAAAATGGCACCGCTACCCAAAATAATGCTACTAATTTGCCTGCAGGTATTGCTACAAATCCGGTAGGTGCTGCAGGTACCTCGCCGCAGGCAAACAAAAGTGACTTAGCCGGCAAGCCTTACAATCCAGACTTCAGAGGGTATGCTGATACCGTAAGTTCTGTGCTTTACGGCACTACAACTTTAGCTAATGATCATTCTAAAGTTTATAAAGGCGGTTCATGGAATGACCGTGCTTACTGGTTAAACCCGGCAACCCGCCGCTTTATGAATGAAGATGATGCCAGTGCCGAAGTTGGTTTCCGCTGCGCCATGTCTATGGTTGGTGCAACGCAGATCCATCCAAACTCGGGCCCTAAGTTTAAGGTACGCAAAAGCAGATAA
- the ispF gene encoding 2-C-methyl-D-erythritol 2,4-cyclodiphosphate synthase, translating to MSKIRVGFGFDVHQLKENHPFVVGGVRLDYHKGAFGHSDADVLLHAICDALLGAANLRDIGYHFSNKDERWAGISSLILLQHVVALLNDKGWQIGNIDAMICLEAPKINPHADAMKKNIAKAAGIDIEDISIKATTNEQLGFIGREEGVVAYAVCLIEKA from the coding sequence ATGAGTAAAATACGTGTAGGTTTTGGGTTTGATGTTCATCAGCTCAAAGAAAATCATCCGTTTGTTGTAGGCGGGGTACGCCTTGATTACCACAAGGGAGCGTTTGGGCACTCGGACGCGGACGTCTTATTACACGCCATCTGTGATGCGCTTTTAGGCGCGGCCAACTTACGCGATATAGGTTACCATTTCTCTAACAAAGATGAGCGTTGGGCAGGCATCAGCAGTTTAATATTGCTGCAGCACGTTGTTGCTTTGCTAAACGACAAAGGCTGGCAAATTGGTAATATAGATGCCATGATCTGCCTGGAGGCCCCGAAGATAAATCCTCACGCCGATGCCATGAAAAAAAACATCGCCAAAGCTGCAGGAATTGACATCGAAGATATTTCAATTAAAGCTACTACCAATGAGCAACTTGGCTTTATAGGCCGTGAAGAAGGCGTTGTTGCTTACGCGGTATGCCTCATCGAGAAAGCTTAG
- a CDS encoding acetyl-CoA carboxylase biotin carboxyl carrier protein subunit, with protein sequence MLQITINDRKFDVEKNNSVLKINDEVVLTDIAQTGNNSFHVISHNKSYNAEVVSFDTTQKTAVIKVNGNTYPVTAKDQFDLLLEQMGMSNLNSAKVDDLKAPMPGLVLKVLVAEGDTVQKGDNLFVLEAMKMENIIKSPGEAVVRSVKIKPGDKVEKGQVLIAFNQ encoded by the coding sequence ATGCTACAAATTACCATCAATGATCGGAAGTTTGATGTTGAAAAAAATAACAGCGTTCTTAAAATAAACGACGAAGTTGTTTTGACAGACATCGCTCAAACGGGCAATAACAGCTTTCATGTCATCAGTCATAACAAATCTTACAATGCCGAGGTGGTAAGCTTCGACACGACTCAAAAAACAGCCGTAATAAAAGTAAATGGCAATACTTACCCGGTTACAGCTAAAGACCAATTTGATCTGCTGCTGGAGCAAATGGGTATGAGCAATCTAAATTCTGCCAAGGTTGACGATCTGAAGGCGCCGATGCCAGGCCTGGTATTGAAAGTGCTGGTTGCCGAAGGTGATACTGTACAAAAAGGCGACAACCTGTTTGTACTTGAAGCGATGAAAATGGAAAATATCATTAAATCGCCGGGCGAAGCTGTTGTAAGATCTGTCAAAATTAAACCGGGCGACAAAGTGGAGAAAGGGCAAGTGCTTATCGCCTTCAATCAATAA
- a CDS encoding hemolysin family protein: MGPLEISGFQIFLTIFLVLLNGFFVAAEFAIVRVRGSQIEIQAKAGSRLAKITRGIVHNLDGYLAATQLGITIASLGLGWAGESVATNVMLNLFSLFGLTITSSFIISTSHVVAFISITILHIVFGELAPKTLAIQRSVRTAMTVSLPLRFFFVVFRPFIWALNTFANFILSLFGVKPIQGEEAHHSNEELQYILEQGKESGALDSNEHELIKNVFDFNERVVKNIMVPRTKISGINCTSSGTDLLEMIITEGYSRMPVYDETIDKIIGILHAKDVLALLARNQPVELKEIIRKPYFIPETKKINDLMAELQQKRIQIAIVLDEFGGTAGMVTLEDIVEELVGEIQDEFDEEKPIVEKINNREFIINALASIYDVNSHLPHDLPEDGDFDTVSGWLGEVFGKIPDVGEHREADGYNITVLRKSEQNIESVKLELLLNEEDTNDEH; the protein is encoded by the coding sequence ATGGGCCCCCTCGAGATAAGCGGTTTTCAGATATTCCTTACCATTTTCCTGGTGCTACTCAACGGCTTTTTTGTGGCCGCGGAGTTTGCCATCGTTCGTGTACGCGGTTCGCAGATAGAGATACAAGCAAAGGCCGGAAGCCGGCTGGCCAAAATTACCCGTGGTATTGTACATAATCTGGACGGCTATCTGGCTGCAACCCAGTTGGGTATTACTATCGCTTCGCTTGGTTTGGGCTGGGCCGGCGAAAGTGTTGCCACAAATGTGATGCTTAACCTGTTCTCATTATTTGGGTTAACTATTACGTCGTCATTTATCATTAGTACCAGTCATGTTGTGGCGTTTATTTCTATAACGATTTTGCACATTGTATTTGGCGAACTGGCACCTAAAACCCTTGCCATACAGCGTTCTGTACGCACCGCAATGACGGTGTCGCTACCGCTTAGATTTTTCTTTGTGGTATTCAGGCCGTTTATCTGGGCACTTAATACATTTGCCAATTTTATTCTCAGTCTATTTGGTGTAAAACCGATACAAGGTGAGGAAGCGCATCACAGCAACGAAGAATTGCAATATATTCTTGAACAAGGTAAAGAGAGTGGTGCGCTGGATTCAAATGAGCACGAACTGATCAAAAACGTGTTTGATTTTAACGAACGTGTAGTTAAGAATATCATGGTGCCGCGTACCAAGATCTCGGGCATCAATTGCACAAGCTCAGGCACAGATCTGTTAGAAATGATCATTACAGAAGGTTACTCGCGTATGCCTGTCTATGATGAGACTATCGATAAGATCATCGGTATTTTACATGCTAAGGATGTGCTTGCCCTACTGGCACGCAACCAGCCTGTAGAATTAAAAGAGATCATCCGCAAGCCGTATTTTATTCCGGAGACTAAGAAGATAAATGATCTGATGGCCGAATTGCAGCAAAAGCGCATACAGATTGCCATCGTACTCGATGAATTTGGCGGTACTGCGGGTATGGTGACGTTAGAAGATATCGTTGAAGAATTGGTCGGCGAAATCCAGGATGAGTTTGACGAAGAGAAGCCCATTGTTGAGAAGATCAACAATCGCGAGTTTATCATCAACGCGCTTGCATCTATATATGATGTGAACAGCCACCTGCCACATGATCTACCCGAGGACGGCGACTTTGACACTGTATCGGGCTGGTTGGGCGAGGTGTTTGGTAAGATACCGGATGTGGGTGAGCACCGGGAAGCGGACGGCTACAATATAACTGTATTGCGTAAATCTGAACAGAATATAGAGTCGGTTAAATTGGAGTTGCTCCTTAACGAAGAAGATACTAACGACGAGCATTAA
- the porV gene encoding type IX secretion system outer membrane channel protein PorV, translating into MKKFYRGNFKGLVAAVITAFPFAASAQTTGTTTSGTTPTAIAVGVPILAVTPDSRSGAMGEAGVALSPDVNANFWNPSKLAFLEDNNAVSLSYNPWLRTLVPDISLSFLSFAHKLDERNTLGMSVRYFNLGAIQLTDEFQQDQGTYTPNEFSIDGSFARKFGNNFSLGLTLRYIHSSLYNNSVTGGPQTTPGNDVAADVSLYYRKPGQLFGVPSQFTFGTNISNIGPRISYSSNGPKYFLPTNLKIGAAETLDIDEDNQFTFTFDINKLLVPTPPIRDANGNITSGKNDDRSVVSGIFGSFSDAPGGFSEELKEIAISPGAEYWYNKQFALRAGYFYQNPLKGTGQYLTLGAGFRYNAFNLDFAYIAASQQKSPLASTLRFTLLVNFPSGRNR; encoded by the coding sequence TTGAAAAAGTTTTACAGAGGTAATTTTAAGGGTTTGGTTGCAGCTGTTATTACAGCATTTCCTTTTGCGGCAAGCGCGCAAACCACAGGTACAACAACTTCTGGTACAACACCAACCGCGATTGCTGTAGGCGTGCCTATTTTAGCTGTTACCCCCGATTCACGTTCCGGAGCTATGGGCGAGGCCGGCGTAGCACTTTCACCGGATGTAAATGCCAACTTTTGGAACCCGTCTAAACTCGCTTTTCTGGAAGATAACAATGCAGTATCTTTATCGTACAATCCCTGGTTGCGCACATTGGTACCCGATATCAGCCTCTCTTTTTTAAGCTTTGCCCACAAACTGGATGAGCGCAATACCTTGGGCATGTCTGTAAGGTATTTCAACTTAGGTGCGATACAGTTAACAGATGAGTTTCAGCAGGATCAGGGTACATATACACCTAATGAGTTTTCTATTGATGGATCCTTTGCCCGAAAGTTTGGCAACAACTTTTCATTAGGTTTAACGCTGCGTTATATCCACTCCAGCTTGTACAATAATTCTGTCACCGGTGGCCCGCAAACTACGCCGGGTAATGATGTGGCTGCCGATGTTTCGTTATATTATCGTAAGCCGGGGCAATTGTTCGGCGTGCCGTCGCAATTTACTTTTGGGACAAATATTTCTAATATAGGCCCCCGTATAAGCTATAGCAGCAACGGTCCAAAATACTTTTTGCCAACTAATCTGAAAATTGGTGCGGCAGAAACTTTGGACATAGACGAGGACAACCAGTTTACGTTTACTTTTGATATCAACAAGCTATTGGTGCCAACGCCACCGATCCGCGATGCGAACGGCAACATTACCAGCGGTAAGAACGACGACCGTTCTGTGGTATCGGGTATTTTCGGCTCATTCAGCGATGCACCAGGCGGCTTTAGCGAGGAGTTAAAAGAGATTGCCATATCGCCGGGCGCAGAGTATTGGTACAACAAGCAATTTGCTTTACGTGCAGGCTACTTTTATCAAAATCCACTGAAAGGAACAGGGCAATACTTAACCCTTGGCGCAGGTTTCAGGTACAATGCTTTCAACCTTGATTTTGCTTACATAGCTGCAAGCCAGCAAAAAAGTCCGCTTGCTTCCACCTTGCGTTTTACCCTGCTGGTTAATTTCCCTTCGGGACGTAACAGATGA